The following proteins are co-located in the Sandaracinaceae bacterium genome:
- the mvk gene encoding mevalonate kinase translates to MEDSGALERAAFGRGKVILVGEHAVVYGTPALAAGIERGATGRAEPADGFSLHIPTWDLELAVDADEDLARAFAALVEAHPDREALKPVRVSVDVALPAGAGLGCSAAVGVAVCRALDATVGRADPDAAIGERTLAWERVFHGNPSGIDNAVSAHGGVVQFRKGQPLEPIAPRSEMHLVIGDSGESASTKAMVAGVARQKERDPKRFQKTLDAVESLVKNARLAIESGDWYGLGQLMNLNHALLNTLMLSTARLEEMCAAARHAGAHGAKLTGSGGGGCMIALADDADAAAEVAEAIRETGHDAFTTQVGGAQ, encoded by the coding sequence ATGGAAGACAGTGGAGCTCTGGAGCGCGCCGCCTTCGGCCGCGGGAAGGTGATCCTCGTCGGCGAGCACGCCGTCGTGTACGGGACGCCCGCGCTCGCGGCAGGCATCGAGCGCGGGGCGACGGGGCGCGCCGAGCCCGCCGACGGATTCAGCCTGCACATCCCGACCTGGGATCTCGAGCTGGCCGTGGACGCGGACGAGGACCTGGCGCGCGCCTTCGCGGCGCTGGTCGAGGCCCACCCGGATCGCGAGGCGCTGAAGCCGGTGCGGGTGAGCGTGGACGTGGCGCTCCCCGCGGGCGCGGGCCTGGGCTGCTCGGCCGCCGTGGGCGTCGCCGTCTGCCGCGCGCTCGACGCGACGGTGGGACGCGCCGATCCGGACGCGGCGATCGGCGAGCGCACCCTGGCCTGGGAGCGGGTGTTCCATGGCAACCCCTCGGGGATCGACAACGCGGTCTCGGCGCACGGGGGCGTGGTGCAGTTCCGCAAGGGGCAGCCGCTCGAGCCGATCGCGCCTCGGAGCGAGATGCACCTGGTTATCGGAGACAGCGGTGAGAGCGCCTCGACGAAGGCGATGGTGGCCGGCGTCGCGCGGCAGAAGGAGCGCGATCCGAAGCGCTTCCAGAAGACGCTCGACGCGGTGGAGTCGCTCGTGAAGAACGCGCGGCTGGCGATCGAGTCCGGAGATTGGTACGGGCTCGGCCAGCTGATGAATCTGAACCACGCATTGCTCAACACCCTGATGCTCTCCACCGCCCGTCTCGAGGAGATGTGCGCCGCGGCCCGCCACGCGGGCGCCCACGGGGCCAAGCTCACCGGCTCTGGCGGCGGCGGCTGCATGATCGCGCTCGCGGACGACGCGGACGCGGCGGCCGAGGTCGCGGAGGCCATCCGGGAGACCGGCCACGACGCCTTCACCACCCAGGTCGGAGGTGCCCAATGA
- the mvaD gene encoding diphosphomevalonate decarboxylase, with product MSGQASAAKATACANIALAKYWGKADDTLNLPAVPSVSITLDPLVTETTVVFDAALDADRFELDGEPAREAELKRVTALLDEVRREAGLDLKARVKSDNRFPTAAGLASSASGFAALAGAASAAAGLSPSLEELSARARRASASAARSIFGGFVELPAGREGRDDLAARQLAKPNHWDLRVVVAVTAEGRKPVGSRSAMGESRHSSMFYDAWVEGTRRLTTEIEDALMERDFARLAPLVEQSFFAMHGVAMASIPPVLYWQSGSVAALHAVRRLREDEGLSVCATMDAGPHVKAICTAADADAVVAGLEATDGVLRTIVTKPGPGISIERISVETTEAS from the coding sequence ATGAGCGGGCAAGCGAGCGCGGCGAAGGCGACCGCGTGCGCGAACATCGCGCTCGCCAAGTACTGGGGCAAGGCCGACGACACGCTCAACCTGCCGGCCGTCCCGAGCGTCTCCATCACCCTCGATCCCCTCGTCACCGAGACGACCGTGGTCTTCGACGCGGCGCTCGACGCCGACCGGTTCGAGCTGGACGGGGAGCCGGCCCGGGAAGCCGAGCTGAAGCGGGTCACCGCGCTGCTCGACGAGGTCCGGCGCGAGGCCGGGCTCGACCTCAAGGCGCGGGTGAAGAGCGACAACCGCTTCCCGACCGCGGCCGGCCTCGCCTCGAGCGCGTCCGGCTTCGCCGCCCTGGCCGGCGCCGCGAGCGCAGCGGCGGGGCTCTCGCCGTCGCTCGAGGAGCTCTCCGCCCGCGCGCGCCGGGCCAGCGCTTCGGCCGCGCGCTCCATCTTCGGCGGCTTCGTGGAGCTGCCCGCCGGGCGCGAGGGACGCGACGATCTCGCGGCGCGGCAGCTCGCCAAGCCCAACCACTGGGATCTGCGCGTCGTCGTGGCGGTGACCGCCGAGGGCCGCAAGCCCGTGGGCTCGCGCTCCGCGATGGGCGAGAGCCGGCACTCCTCGATGTTCTACGACGCCTGGGTCGAGGGCACGCGGCGCCTGACCACCGAGATCGAGGACGCGCTGATGGAGCGGGACTTCGCGCGGCTCGCGCCCCTCGTCGAGCAGAGCTTCTTCGCGATGCATGGCGTCGCGATGGCGTCGATCCCGCCCGTCCTCTACTGGCAGTCGGGGAGCGTGGCCGCGCTGCACGCGGTGCGTCGCCTGCGCGAGGACGAGGGCCTCTCGGTCTGCGCGACCATGGACGCGGGCCCGCACGTCAAAGCCATCTGCACCGCGGCGGACGCGGACGCGGTGGTGGCGGGGCTCGAGGCGACCGACGGCGTGCTCCGCACGATCGTGACGAAGCCCGGGCCCGGCATCTCGATCGAGCGTATCTCAGTCGAAACCACCGAGGCGTCGTGA
- a CDS encoding hydroxymethylglutaryl-CoA reductase, degradative, with protein sequence MVTSRLPGFYKLTLSERRRIAAEALGVDVRELEAALEDGGIELARADKTIENVIGTYAMPFALGLNVQMNGRDYLVPMVVEEPSVVAAASNASKIIRGGGGFEVEADAPVMIAQIQLDGVPDVAAARAAIEGAKAELLRLADEAVPNLLARGGGARDLEVRDLGDGWLVTHVLVDCRDAMGANLVNTVAEALSDRVAELAGGRIGLRILSNLSDRRNVRVRCAIPVAELSFGGYAGAEVRDRIVKASEFAERDPYRAATHNKGTMNGIDPVVIATGNDWRAVEAGAHAYAARNGSYEPLCTWRRGDDGALVGTMEVPLALGTVGGTLRVHRGARFGLEVAGVDSAQELAMLAACAGVASNLAALRALATDGIQRGHMALHARSVAIAAGARGDHVEHVAKAIHEAGRVTVEAAREVLRGMLGLPEPQAVVERTAE encoded by the coding sequence ATGGTGACCTCGAGACTCCCCGGCTTCTACAAGCTGACCCTGAGCGAACGGCGCCGTATCGCGGCCGAGGCGCTCGGCGTCGACGTGCGCGAGCTCGAGGCGGCGCTCGAGGACGGGGGCATCGAGCTGGCCCGGGCCGACAAGACCATCGAGAACGTGATCGGCACCTACGCCATGCCGTTCGCGCTCGGGCTCAACGTGCAGATGAACGGGCGCGACTACCTCGTGCCGATGGTGGTGGAGGAGCCCTCGGTGGTCGCCGCGGCCTCGAACGCGTCGAAGATCATCCGCGGCGGCGGGGGCTTCGAGGTCGAGGCGGACGCGCCGGTCATGATCGCGCAGATCCAGCTCGACGGCGTGCCCGACGTGGCCGCCGCGCGCGCGGCGATCGAGGGCGCAAAGGCGGAGCTGCTCCGCCTGGCCGACGAGGCGGTGCCCAACCTGCTGGCCCGCGGCGGGGGCGCGCGAGACCTCGAGGTGCGAGACCTGGGCGACGGCTGGCTCGTGACCCACGTGCTCGTCGACTGCCGCGACGCCATGGGCGCCAACCTCGTCAACACCGTCGCCGAGGCGCTCAGCGATCGGGTGGCCGAGCTGGCCGGCGGGCGCATCGGCTTGCGCATCCTCAGCAACCTCTCCGACCGCCGCAACGTCAGGGTGCGCTGCGCCATCCCCGTGGCCGAGCTCTCGTTCGGCGGGTACGCCGGCGCCGAGGTGCGCGACCGGATCGTCAAGGCGAGCGAGTTCGCGGAGCGCGACCCCTACCGCGCCGCGACCCACAACAAGGGCACGATGAACGGCATCGACCCGGTCGTGATCGCCACCGGCAACGACTGGCGCGCGGTCGAAGCCGGCGCGCACGCGTACGCGGCCCGCAACGGCTCCTACGAGCCGCTGTGCACTTGGCGCCGCGGCGACGACGGCGCGCTCGTGGGCACGATGGAGGTCCCGCTCGCGCTGGGCACCGTGGGCGGCACCCTGCGGGTGCACCGCGGCGCGCGCTTCGGGCTCGAGGTCGCGGGTGTGGACAGCGCGCAGGAGCTGGCGATGCTCGCGGCCTGCGCCGGCGTGGCGAGCAACCTCGCGGCCCTGCGTGCCCTCGCGACCGACGGCATCCAGCGCGGCCACATGGCGCTGCACGCGCGGAGCGTGGCCATCGCGGCCGGCGCGCGCGGCGACCACGTCGAGCACGTCGCCAAGGCGATCCACGAGGCCGGGCGCGTGACCGTCGAGGCCGCGCGCGAGGTCCTGCGGGGCATGCTCGGGCTGCCGGAGCCGCAGGCGGTCGTCGAGCGCACGGCCGAGTAG
- a CDS encoding CBS domain-containing protein, with product MSRTVSEIMTDEVVVLHEEDNLAEVAFDMERFRFRHLPVVDDRNLVGLLSQRDLFRFTVNQLERGPAAASKDAMFKANTFVRAIMTVNPQTVLPETPISVAARKMVEARFDCLPVVDAKNELVGIVTSHDLLKVVAAMD from the coding sequence ATGAGCCGCACCGTCTCCGAGATCATGACCGACGAGGTCGTCGTGCTTCACGAGGAGGACAACCTCGCCGAGGTCGCCTTCGACATGGAGCGCTTTCGCTTCCGTCACCTGCCCGTGGTGGACGACCGCAACCTGGTCGGGCTGTTGAGTCAGCGCGATCTCTTTCGCTTCACCGTCAACCAGCTCGAGCGCGGCCCCGCCGCGGCGTCCAAGGACGCGATGTTCAAGGCCAACACGTTCGTGCGCGCCATCATGACCGTCAACCCACAGACGGTGCTCCCCGAGACGCCGATCTCGGTCGCGGCGCGCAAGATGGTGGAGGCGCGCTTCGACTGCCTCCCGGTGGTCGACGCGAAGAACGAGCTGGTCGGCATCGTCACGAGCCACGATCTGCTGAAGGTCGTGGCCGCGATGGACTGA
- a CDS encoding DUF1552 domain-containing protein gives MKALKKWTRRGFVGAAGATALTVPFWKILRGEAQPSEAPKRLLVVFSPNGTFPGEYFPDDTGRGFRLKRILSSLEPFREKLLILQGIDQQISYTGPGDGHQKGMGCLWTGVELLPGDTMGGCDSCPPVSWASSMSIDQAVAMQIGADTPFPSVELGVDVGRAENVWSRMVYRSAGEPLPPEDDPWQAFDRLFGDLGEDATGVERRRALRRSVLDFARQDFERVRPRLGSEDRQKLDSHLESVRELERRLESSPAVGAACAIPELGSPVGDLRSADNYPVLVDHMSELVTMAFACDLTRVASLQWNRSVGQMSFPHLGFTDRHHDLSHEGDSNGAAQEKIIQINTWYAEQFASLLARLESIPEGDGTLLDNTLVVWGNELGKGNSHTRRNMPFLLAGGGGGFEMGRHLRFDGASHNDLLTSIVQAFGVETDCFGDRRFCSGPLI, from the coding sequence ATGAAGGCGCTGAAGAAGTGGACCCGCCGCGGGTTCGTGGGCGCCGCCGGCGCGACCGCGCTGACGGTGCCGTTCTGGAAGATCCTCCGGGGTGAGGCGCAGCCGTCCGAGGCGCCCAAGCGCCTGCTCGTCGTCTTCAGCCCGAACGGCACGTTCCCGGGCGAGTACTTCCCCGACGACACCGGCCGCGGCTTCCGCCTGAAGCGGATCCTCTCGTCCCTCGAGCCCTTCCGGGAGAAGCTCCTGATCCTCCAGGGGATCGACCAGCAGATCTCCTACACGGGCCCCGGCGACGGACACCAGAAGGGCATGGGCTGCCTCTGGACGGGCGTCGAGCTGCTCCCGGGCGACACGATGGGCGGCTGCGACTCGTGCCCGCCCGTGTCCTGGGCGAGCAGCATGAGCATCGATCAGGCGGTGGCGATGCAGATCGGCGCCGACACGCCCTTCCCCTCGGTGGAGCTCGGCGTGGACGTGGGCCGCGCGGAGAACGTCTGGTCCCGCATGGTCTATCGCTCGGCGGGCGAGCCGCTGCCGCCCGAGGACGATCCGTGGCAGGCGTTCGACCGGCTCTTCGGAGACCTCGGCGAGGACGCGACCGGCGTCGAGCGTCGCCGAGCGCTTCGCCGCAGCGTGCTGGACTTCGCCCGGCAGGACTTCGAGCGGGTGCGTCCGCGCCTCGGCTCGGAGGACCGCCAGAAGCTCGACTCCCACCTCGAGTCCGTGCGCGAGCTCGAGCGGCGGCTCGAGAGCTCTCCCGCGGTCGGCGCCGCCTGCGCGATCCCGGAGCTGGGCAGCCCGGTCGGAGACCTCCGCAGCGCGGACAACTACCCGGTCTTGGTCGATCACATGAGCGAGCTCGTGACCATGGCCTTCGCGTGCGATCTGACCCGGGTGGCCAGCCTGCAGTGGAACCGCTCGGTCGGGCAGATGAGCTTCCCGCACCTCGGCTTCACCGACCGGCACCACGACCTCTCGCACGAGGGCGACTCCAACGGCGCGGCGCAGGAGAAGATCATCCAGATCAACACCTGGTACGCCGAGCAGTTCGCGTCGCTCCTCGCTCGCCTGGAGTCCATCCCCGAGGGCGACGGCACCCTGCTCGACAACACGCTGGTGGTGTGGGGCAACGAGCTGGGCAAGGGCAACAGCCACACGCGCCGCAACATGCCGTTCCTCCTCGCGGGCGGCGGCGGCGGCTTCGAGATGGGGCGCCATCTGCGCTTCGACGGGGCCAGCCACAATGATCTGTTGACCAGCATCGTGCAGGCCTTCGGCGTGGAGACCGACTGCTTCGGCGACCGCCGCTTCTGCTCGGGCCCGCTGATCTGA
- a CDS encoding DUF1592 domain-containing protein, producing MTRAHAWLAVLVLGCQGSVLPPGGERPFRPGEDGPGPAAGCDLPQVDLAPLEHLTRAEYDRATTHLLGFEARAARDFAADDDTSGYEVGARVSPLLAEQYVDAAESLAEQAVATRFDALLDCDVAAMGEDACARQLISRFGMRAFRRPLEADEAERLFALYQVGRAYDFRTGIQVVIQGVLSAPSFLYHVESAPDPAARPGDTVALDDFAVASRLSFFLWGSIPDDTLLEAAGAGELSDPAGLEAQARRMLEDERAIAGVRDFARQWLHLDVLEGARRDAERYPDFEADTGHRLRASVERYVEDAFLTEGGDVDTLLLGTHAYVDGPLARSYGIDGVEGDDLQRVELDPSQRAGLLTQPGLLTVLSKPNQSDPIHRGLFVRTRLLCQQLPPPPDDIAVVAPDPAPGLSTRERFAEHSQNERCRGCHQLMDPIGFGFEHYDAMGRWRELDEGATVDATGEVLATVDADGAFYGVPELAGLLAGSQQVRECVAMQLFRYAMGRTETEWDLCSVQRLQEDFHASGYDLRALMIAVVQSDAFRHQQVPSGVIRD from the coding sequence ATGACTCGGGCACACGCCTGGTTGGCCGTCCTCGTCCTGGGGTGTCAGGGCTCGGTCCTCCCCCCCGGAGGCGAGCGGCCGTTCCGCCCCGGGGAGGACGGGCCAGGACCCGCCGCGGGCTGCGATCTGCCGCAGGTCGATCTGGCGCCGCTCGAGCACCTGACCCGCGCCGAGTACGACCGGGCCACCACCCACCTGCTCGGCTTCGAGGCGCGCGCGGCGCGTGACTTCGCGGCCGACGACGACACGAGCGGCTACGAGGTCGGCGCGCGGGTATCACCGCTGCTGGCAGAGCAGTATGTCGACGCGGCCGAGTCGCTGGCCGAGCAGGCGGTGGCGACGCGCTTCGACGCGCTGCTCGACTGTGACGTCGCCGCGATGGGCGAGGACGCCTGCGCGCGCCAGCTCATCTCGCGCTTCGGGATGCGCGCCTTCCGACGGCCGCTCGAGGCCGACGAGGCGGAGCGTCTCTTCGCGCTCTATCAGGTGGGCCGCGCGTACGACTTCCGGACCGGGATCCAGGTGGTGATCCAGGGCGTGCTCAGCGCGCCGAGCTTCCTCTACCACGTCGAGTCCGCGCCGGATCCGGCGGCCCGACCGGGGGACACGGTCGCGCTGGACGACTTCGCGGTGGCCAGCCGGCTCTCGTTCTTCCTGTGGGGCTCCATCCCCGACGACACCCTGCTCGAGGCGGCGGGCGCGGGCGAGCTGTCCGATCCCGCCGGGCTCGAGGCCCAGGCGCGCCGCATGCTCGAGGACGAGCGCGCCATCGCCGGGGTCCGCGACTTCGCGCGACAGTGGCTCCACCTCGACGTGCTCGAGGGAGCCCGCCGCGACGCCGAGCGCTACCCGGATTTCGAGGCCGACACCGGCCACCGGCTCCGCGCGTCGGTCGAGCGCTACGTCGAAGACGCGTTCCTCACCGAAGGTGGCGATGTCGATACGCTCCTGCTCGGGACCCACGCCTACGTCGACGGCCCTCTGGCCCGCAGCTACGGCATCGACGGGGTCGAAGGCGACGATCTGCAGCGCGTGGAGCTCGACCCGAGCCAGCGCGCCGGGCTGCTGACCCAGCCGGGCCTGCTCACCGTGCTCTCCAAGCCGAACCAGAGCGATCCGATCCACCGCGGGCTGTTCGTGCGGACGCGGCTGCTCTGTCAGCAGCTCCCGCCGCCGCCGGACGACATCGCGGTGGTCGCGCCCGACCCGGCGCCGGGCCTCTCCACCCGGGAGCGCTTCGCCGAGCACAGCCAGAACGAGCGCTGCCGCGGCTGCCACCAGCTGATGGACCCGATCGGGTTCGGCTTCGAGCACTACGACGCGATGGGGCGCTGGCGGGAGCTGGACGAGGGCGCGACGGTGGACGCCACGGGCGAGGTGCTCGCGACGGTGGACGCGGACGGCGCCTTCTATGGCGTGCCCGAGCTGGCGGGTCTGCTCGCCGGGAGCCAGCAGGTGCGCGAGTGCGTGGCCATGCAGCTCTTCCGATACGCGATGGGTCGCACGGAGACCGAGTGGGATCTCTGCTCGGTCCAGCGGCTCCAGGAGGACTTCCACGCCTCGGGTTACGACCTCCGCGCGCTGATGATCGCGGTGGTCCAGAGCGACGCGTTCCGGCACCAGCAGGTGCCGTCGGGGGTGATTCGTGATTGA
- a CDS encoding enoyl-CoA hydratase/isomerase family protein, with product MSDAVLYAREGGVGVMTLNRPDNRNSMTEEVLEGVAARVREARADQDLRCLVVTGEGRSFCAGADFKAQIQREQPGRQPHERSYAMYEPFLSLLDVEVPIVGALNGHAIGGGFGLALMCDLRYAKRGAKYGANFTKLGLHPGMAVSYLLPRIVGVVKASEWLYTGRLFDAEEGAAAGLFNAASDAPLDEAMDVARAIAANGPIAVRTTKRSLRQGLGWDERAAAYREAYAQAVTVATDDAKEGMAALLEKRDPAFRGT from the coding sequence ATGAGCGACGCGGTTCTCTATGCGCGCGAAGGCGGCGTCGGGGTGATGACCCTGAACCGGCCGGACAACCGGAACTCGATGACCGAGGAGGTGCTCGAGGGGGTGGCCGCGCGGGTGCGCGAGGCCAGGGCCGATCAGGACCTGCGGTGCCTGGTGGTCACGGGGGAGGGCCGCTCGTTCTGCGCGGGGGCCGACTTCAAGGCCCAGATCCAGCGCGAGCAGCCCGGGCGCCAGCCACACGAGCGCTCCTATGCGATGTACGAGCCGTTCCTGAGCCTGCTCGACGTGGAGGTGCCGATCGTGGGCGCGCTCAACGGGCACGCGATCGGCGGCGGCTTCGGGCTCGCGCTGATGTGTGATCTTCGATACGCCAAGCGGGGCGCCAAGTACGGAGCGAACTTCACCAAGCTCGGCCTCCACCCGGGCATGGCCGTGAGCTATCTGCTCCCCCGCATCGTGGGCGTCGTGAAGGCCAGCGAGTGGCTCTACACCGGCCGGCTCTTCGACGCGGAGGAGGGCGCGGCGGCGGGGCTGTTCAACGCGGCGAGCGACGCTCCCCTCGACGAGGCGATGGACGTCGCGCGCGCGATCGCGGCGAACGGCCCGATCGCGGTGCGCACGACCAAGCGGAGCTTGCGGCAGGGGCTGGGCTGGGACGAGCGCGCGGCCGCCTACCGCGAAGCGTACGCGCAGGCGGTGACCGTCGCGACCGACGACGCGAAGGAGGGCATGGCGGCCCTGCTCGAGAAGCGCGATCCCGCGTTCCGCGGCACCTGA